A window of the Microbulbifer aggregans genome harbors these coding sequences:
- the nadD gene encoding nicotinate-nucleotide adenylyltransferase — protein MNSERRAIALFGGTFDPVHFGHLRMALELKEALGFDEMRLLPSHQPRHRQSPGVSAERRREMLALAIRDCPELTLDDRELCRGGDTYTVDTLEALRAELGESVSLSFCMGLDSLLTLPTWHRWQRLLELAHLVVATRPGWHLPEEGEVAELLRSHEGEPRSLRESPAGSIVVREQTLLPISATRIRQLIERGQSPRFLLPDAVLQYIEDKQLYRTATESGC, from the coding sequence ATGAATAGCGAGAGAAGGGCGATCGCCCTGTTCGGCGGCACTTTCGATCCGGTGCACTTCGGCCACCTGCGGATGGCGCTCGAGCTGAAAGAAGCGCTGGGCTTCGACGAGATGCGGTTGCTGCCCAGTCATCAGCCCCGCCACCGGCAGTCGCCCGGCGTTTCCGCGGAGCGCCGTCGGGAAATGCTGGCGCTGGCGATTCGGGACTGTCCGGAACTGACTCTGGATGACCGGGAGCTGTGCCGGGGTGGCGACACTTATACGGTGGACACCCTGGAGGCACTGAGGGCTGAACTCGGTGAGTCGGTTTCCCTCAGCTTCTGCATGGGGCTCGATTCCCTGCTCACCCTGCCTACCTGGCACCGCTGGCAGCGACTGCTGGAGCTGGCGCACCTGGTGGTGGCAACCCGACCCGGCTGGCATTTGCCGGAGGAGGGGGAAGTGGCGGAATTACTGCGCAGTCATGAGGGTGAGCCGCGATCTCTGCGCGAGTCGCCCGCCGGGAGCATCGTAGTGCGGGAGCAAACCCTGCTGCCCATCTCCGCGACCCGCATCCGCCAGCTTATCGAACGGGGACAGTCTCCCCGTTTCCTGCTGCCGGACGCAGTTTTGCAATATATTGAAGACAAACAACTCTATCGGACAGCCACCGAAAGCGGCTGCTAA
- the rsfS gene encoding ribosome silencing factor, with protein MTDIKKIAIEALEDLKGKDIVAMDVSELSDVMDTLIICTGTSNRQVKSLANNVVEEGKQAGVRPIGVEGLEQGEWVLVDYGDLVVHVMLADVRSFYDLEKLWSMTPASREE; from the coding sequence ATGACAGATATCAAGAAAATCGCCATTGAGGCACTGGAGGATCTTAAAGGGAAGGACATCGTTGCCATGGATGTCTCGGAACTGAGTGATGTGATGGACACACTCATTATCTGCACCGGTACCTCCAACCGGCAGGTGAAGTCTCTGGCGAACAATGTGGTCGAAGAGGGCAAGCAGGCAGGTGTCCGTCCCATCGGCGTCGAAGGGCTGGAGCAGGGCGAATGGGTGCTGGTCGATTACGGCGATCTGGTGGTTCATGTGATGCTGGCCGATGTGCGCAGCTTCTACGACCTCGAGAAGCTCTGGTCCATGACGCCGGCGAGCCGGGAAGAGTAA
- the rlmH gene encoding 23S rRNA (pseudouridine(1915)-N(3))-methyltransferase RlmH has protein sequence MKIRILAAGGRMPAWVQEGYNEYAKRLPREISLEMVEIPLGQRGQKNAPALVEKARQKEGEAMLAALHPRDHVVALDVKGKPWSTEQLSQQLEGWQMQGDNVALLIGGPDGLAPDCLAKARQRWSLSPLTLPHPLVRVVLAEQLYRAWTLLAGHPYHK, from the coding sequence ATGAAGATTCGCATCCTCGCCGCCGGCGGGCGCATGCCGGCCTGGGTTCAGGAAGGCTACAACGAGTATGCCAAGCGGCTGCCCCGGGAGATCAGCCTGGAAATGGTTGAGATCCCCCTCGGCCAGCGTGGCCAGAAAAATGCGCCGGCACTGGTCGAAAAGGCGCGTCAGAAAGAAGGGGAGGCGATGCTGGCTGCACTGCATCCTCGCGACCATGTCGTCGCACTGGATGTGAAGGGCAAGCCCTGGAGTACAGAGCAGCTGTCGCAGCAGCTGGAGGGCTGGCAAATGCAGGGCGACAACGTGGCGCTGCTGATCGGCGGGCCCGATGGGCTGGCGCCGGACTGCCTGGCGAAGGCTCGCCAGCGCTGGTCCCTGTCGCCGCTGACCCTGCCGCACCCTCTGGTGCGGGTGGTCCTTGCGGAGCAGCTCTACAGAGCCTGGACTTTGCTGGCGGGACACCCCTACCACAAGTGA
- the mrdA gene encoding penicillin-binding protein 2, giving the protein MAHDLHLKDPLLEQRLFRNRMLVALVGVVVLLGVLVARFYNLQVVNYDDYRTQSDENRIQVRPVSPTRGLIYDRNGALLADNRPSYTLAVVRERVRDMDGTLELIGRLVQLDDADVDKFRQRLQRRRPFEPVPLRYRLTEEEIARISVNEFRLPGVSVEAELVRYYPMTDLFAHSVGYVGRISERELTDFSEEDVRRYRGTQSIGKVGLEKSYEDVLLGEVGFENVETNARGRVLRVLERHDPEPGSELTLHMDARLQQVATEALGENRGSVVAIDVKTGGVLAFVSKPSFDPNLFVTGISFKDYKALRDSIDVPLFNRAIQGQYPPGSTLKPLMGLGGLAAGVIDRQTKVKDPGWYKLPNDTRLYRDWKRWGHGKKVDLIQALTESCDVYFYDMAHRWNIDGMHDIATRFGLGAKTGIDLPVERPGLFPSRAWKRGARGMPWFPGDNLNAVLGQGFVLATPLQLAVMTATIANRGTHYKPQVVMAVDGVEQPPEVLHHVEARPEHWDLIFEGMESVVYSTHGTGKKAGADLDFRVAGKTGTAQVVGIAQGEQYDSEALKERHRDHALFVAFAPVDDPQIAVAVLVENGETGGGVAAPVAREVFFDWLSRPYEDTASVLPGPVQLEKGGIRG; this is encoded by the coding sequence ATGGCCCACGATCTGCACCTGAAAGACCCCCTCCTCGAGCAGCGGCTGTTTCGCAACCGCATGCTGGTGGCGCTCGTCGGGGTAGTGGTGCTGCTGGGCGTGCTGGTAGCGCGCTTCTATAACCTGCAGGTGGTCAATTACGACGACTACCGCACCCAGTCCGACGAAAACCGCATCCAGGTGCGCCCCGTGTCTCCCACCCGCGGCCTGATCTATGACCGTAATGGCGCCCTGCTGGCGGATAACCGGCCCAGTTATACCCTTGCTGTGGTGCGCGAACGGGTCCGCGATATGGACGGTACCCTCGAGCTGATTGGCCGTCTGGTGCAACTGGATGATGCCGATGTGGATAAATTCCGCCAGCGGCTGCAGCGTCGCCGCCCCTTCGAGCCGGTGCCCCTGCGCTACCGACTGACGGAGGAGGAGATCGCGCGTATCAGTGTCAACGAATTCCGCCTCCCTGGTGTCTCGGTCGAAGCCGAGCTCGTGCGCTACTACCCGATGACCGATCTCTTCGCCCACAGCGTCGGCTATGTGGGCCGGATCAGTGAGCGGGAGCTGACGGACTTCTCCGAAGAGGATGTACGGCGCTACCGCGGTACCCAGAGTATCGGCAAGGTGGGTCTGGAGAAGTCCTACGAGGATGTGCTGCTGGGCGAGGTCGGTTTCGAGAACGTCGAGACCAATGCCCGTGGTCGCGTCCTGAGGGTGCTCGAACGGCACGATCCAGAGCCCGGTTCCGAGCTCACCCTGCATATGGATGCCCGCCTGCAGCAGGTGGCGACCGAGGCGCTTGGCGAGAATCGCGGCTCTGTGGTGGCTATCGACGTGAAGACGGGTGGCGTGCTGGCCTTTGTCAGCAAACCCTCTTTTGACCCGAACCTGTTCGTAACCGGTATCAGCTTCAAGGACTACAAGGCGCTGCGGGACTCCATTGACGTGCCGTTGTTCAACCGGGCCATCCAGGGACAGTACCCTCCCGGCTCGACCCTCAAACCGCTGATGGGGCTCGGAGGCCTGGCGGCCGGCGTGATCGATCGCCAGACCAAGGTCAAGGATCCCGGTTGGTACAAGCTCCCCAACGACACCCGCCTGTACCGTGACTGGAAGCGCTGGGGGCACGGCAAGAAGGTCGACCTGATTCAGGCGTTGACCGAGAGCTGTGATGTCTATTTCTACGATATGGCCCACCGGTGGAACATCGACGGCATGCACGATATCGCCACCCGCTTCGGACTTGGTGCCAAGACCGGTATCGACCTGCCGGTAGAACGTCCCGGTCTTTTCCCCTCGCGGGCCTGGAAGCGTGGCGCCCGGGGCATGCCCTGGTTCCCGGGGGACAATCTCAATGCAGTCCTCGGGCAGGGCTTCGTACTGGCCACGCCACTGCAGCTGGCAGTCATGACGGCCACCATCGCCAACCGTGGTACCCACTACAAGCCGCAGGTGGTGATGGCGGTCGACGGCGTGGAGCAGCCGCCGGAAGTGCTGCATCACGTCGAGGCCAGACCGGAGCACTGGGATCTGATCTTCGAGGGCATGGAGTCCGTGGTCTACAGCACGCACGGCACTGGCAAGAAGGCCGGAGCCGATCTGGATTTCCGTGTCGCCGGCAAAACCGGTACCGCCCAGGTGGTGGGTATTGCCCAGGGTGAGCAATACGATTCCGAAGCGCTGAAGGAGCGCCATCGGGATCACGCCCTGTTTGTGGCTTTTGCTCCGGTGGATGATCCGCAGATCGCAGTAGCGGTGCTGGTAGAGAACGGCGAAACCGGTGGTGGCGTTGCTGCGCCCGTGGCCCGGGAGGTGTTCTTTGACTGGCTGTCCCGTCCCT